One Methylophaga marina DNA window includes the following coding sequences:
- a CDS encoding ATP-binding response regulator: MLPLSVIMLLQDEHFFNWMGFGAIVYLAATFAFCLNIYKVITQSLRLQYENLDLIRDLQEQKEVADKANRDKSRFLASASHDLRQPLHAVNLFTELLSEKLTSPSQQRDIDNIQQGLQSLNELLDVLMDISRLDANIVQANKISFDLGSLLAKIEPQFRLDALRHGLSLDIEKTRHIVFSDPLLIERVITNLLVNAVRYTKQGGIRVVVSVKDHKHIQLHINDTGIGIPKDSLDDIFDEFVQLDNPERNRQKGLGLGLAIVRRIMDLLEHHIEIESEVSKGTNITLSLPLSNEQNLIQHQEAELPQRVNILEDLNVMVVDNEASIVKAMTELLQGWGCTCQAYTTTEMAIRAINNGEKPDFLLVDYRMPGQYSGCRFVSYIETIMGKTPTVIITGDTSESVVNEIKQHDFQLLHKPIKPVQLRMLMEKMLKR; the protein is encoded by the coding sequence ATGTTACCCCTCAGTGTCATTATGTTGTTGCAGGATGAGCATTTTTTCAACTGGATGGGCTTTGGTGCAATTGTCTATTTAGCTGCCACATTCGCTTTTTGTCTCAATATTTACAAAGTCATTACTCAATCACTGAGATTGCAATATGAGAATTTGGATCTCATTCGTGATCTACAGGAACAAAAAGAAGTAGCGGATAAAGCCAATCGAGATAAGTCACGTTTTCTGGCTTCAGCCAGCCATGACCTTCGCCAGCCTCTACATGCAGTTAATCTGTTTACTGAGTTGTTAAGCGAGAAGCTGACATCACCGTCACAGCAGCGAGACATAGATAATATCCAACAAGGCTTGCAATCACTCAATGAATTATTGGACGTCTTAATGGATATATCGCGTCTGGATGCTAATATCGTTCAGGCAAATAAAATCAGCTTTGATCTCGGCAGCTTGTTAGCAAAAATTGAGCCCCAGTTTCGACTTGATGCACTGAGGCATGGACTCAGTTTGGACATAGAAAAAACCAGGCATATCGTTTTTAGTGATCCTTTACTGATTGAACGCGTTATCACAAACCTGTTAGTGAATGCGGTTCGATATACAAAGCAGGGCGGGATCAGGGTTGTCGTCTCTGTGAAAGATCATAAACACATCCAGCTTCATATTAATGACACCGGCATCGGCATACCCAAAGACTCGCTTGATGATATTTTTGATGAATTTGTTCAACTGGATAACCCGGAAAGAAACAGACAAAAGGGTTTAGGTCTCGGCCTCGCCATTGTGCGCCGAATTATGGACTTACTTGAACATCACATTGAGATCGAGTCTGAAGTCAGCAAGGGGACCAACATTACCTTATCTTTGCCCTTGAGTAATGAACAAAACCTCATCCAACATCAAGAAGCTGAGCTGCCACAGCGTGTCAATATCTTGGAAGACCTGAATGTCATGGTCGTCGATAATGAAGCCAGTATTGTTAAGGCGATGACCGAACTGTTGCAAGGATGGGGTTGCACTTGTCAGGCTTATACCACGACAGAAATGGCCATTAGGGCAATAAATAACGGGGAAAAGCCAGATTTTTTACTCGTCGATTATCGAATGCCTGGTCAGTATAGTGGCTGTCGTTTTGTCTCATATATTGAAACGATAATGGGTAAAACACCGACCGTTATTATCACTGGGGATACCAGTGAAAGTGTGGTGAACGAAATTAAACAACATGACTTTCAACTTTTGCATAAACCGATTAAACCGGTTCAATTGAGAATGTTGATGGAGAAAATGCTCAAACGGTAA
- a CDS encoding response regulator, with product MKKDKVLPPRVLTTKFTQFFAYTSNEKLSTYLESLFSKWGNHLHITSSLLLIETTVREEDTDVVLMVDSAMLNHINENKLKQLKSKNIKIILLSSLADDLSHSLIGDLSDITVIKPISASELFNASRLLSEQLIEQHELSNHTPADSLSLPTFSSSKVLLVEDDEINQMVASGILEKYGMTADIAENGAVALNKLREKQYDIVFMDCMMPVMDGFTATQQLRSGQAGEFNLSTPVIALTADVMEGVKEKCLSAGMSDYITKPIMPNTLLDILQKWL from the coding sequence GTGAAAAAAGATAAGGTTTTACCTCCTCGAGTACTGACCACAAAATTCACGCAGTTTTTTGCCTACACCAGCAATGAAAAATTAAGTACCTATTTAGAAAGCTTATTTTCTAAATGGGGGAATCATCTACATATCACCTCATCATTATTGCTGATTGAGACAACGGTTCGAGAGGAAGATACCGATGTGGTGCTGATGGTTGATAGCGCCATGCTGAACCACATCAACGAAAATAAACTCAAACAGCTCAAATCCAAAAATATTAAGATTATTTTGCTGTCATCATTGGCAGATGATTTGAGCCATTCACTGATAGGCGATTTGTCGGATATCACGGTGATTAAACCTATCAGTGCGTCAGAGTTATTTAATGCGAGTCGCTTATTATCAGAACAGCTTATTGAGCAACACGAACTCAGCAACCATACACCAGCAGATTCTTTATCACTACCTACCTTTTCATCAAGTAAAGTCCTTCTGGTTGAAGACGATGAAATCAATCAAATGGTAGCCAGCGGTATCCTCGAGAAATATGGAATGACGGCTGATATTGCAGAAAATGGTGCAGTCGCTTTAAATAAACTGCGTGAGAAGCAATACGATATTGTCTTTATGGATTGTATGATGCCGGTCATGGATGGCTTTACCGCCACACAACAGCTTCGCTCAGGTCAAGCCGGAGAGTTCAATCTGTCGACCCCGGTTATCGCCCTCACAGCAGATGTGATGGAAGGCGTAAAAGAAAAATGTCTCTCCGCAGGCATGTCGGACTATATTACTAAACCGATTATGCCGAATACCTTATTGGATATATTGCAGAAATGGCTTTAG
- a CDS encoding response regulator transcription factor — MKLLLVDDHQLFLDGLTALLSKADSIDIIETVNNGQEAFEKLMSGQYDVALIDLRLPIMDGFELLQSLSDSSCLVPIIIVSASSDPIDIDTAFNLGAMSFIPKSSSGETILNTIEKVMTGQKVFPDNAASDLKPGAEEWARQHNITKRQLEVLRLMRQGFSNQAIAEQLSVSMPTVKSHVSAIFQALGTQSRSESSKKAHQLGLD, encoded by the coding sequence GTGAAACTATTACTGGTTGATGACCATCAGTTATTTTTAGATGGCTTAACAGCCTTACTTAGCAAAGCCGATAGTATTGATATCATTGAAACGGTCAATAACGGCCAAGAGGCTTTTGAAAAGTTAATGTCAGGGCAATATGATGTGGCGTTGATTGATCTTCGTTTACCGATAATGGATGGTTTTGAACTGTTACAGTCTTTATCTGATTCATCCTGTCTGGTGCCGATTATTATTGTCTCAGCTTCATCCGATCCGATAGATATCGATACCGCATTTAACCTCGGTGCGATGAGTTTTATTCCTAAATCTTCTTCAGGTGAAACCATTCTTAACACGATTGAAAAGGTGATGACTGGGCAGAAAGTGTTTCCAGACAATGCTGCTTCAGATCTAAAACCTGGCGCAGAGGAGTGGGCAAGACAGCACAATATTACAAAGCGACAACTGGAAGTTTTAAGACTGATGAGGCAAGGCTTCTCTAATCAGGCGATTGCAGAACAATTATCGGTCAGCATGCCGACAGTGAAGTCACACGTTAGTGCTATTTTTCAGGCACTGGGGACACAAAGTCGTTCCGAGTCCAGTAAAAAAGCCCATCAGCTTGGTTTGGATTAA
- a CDS encoding histidine kinase dimerization/phospho-acceptor domain-containing protein, giving the protein MSKWHQTTLMSQLGIRKRVFIGFASLALISLFIVIVNLFSLTNVEKLFNDYTKSISYTRLMSEVEADIIELNRKILVFRITDSQSSITDIQRLLKSLKTSIHSLSVSSESSEESAAIYPKFTDSLENLYEKTAKLNDERMVLKQLHTQLEQQFSSVYNMLDTMTKQHKKSEEVILLYEIRSSIAFAQNQIIQYFQSRTNKTRLNFVDTFNQAKTDIAVYSELASTSEKERQLIINLNNQLDTIKNTFFRTIQADRNFIFLVNVVIAGEASELKSLSVQLKDYSIERQTALFSSTNNNLELYKFIAFIGSFFLMAIALMISGRVSRAITVPISDISKTFEDISAGRETLSIPGIDRHDEIGKLARSATLFKQSADETKRLLKETEELAEELSLREVELELAAKKANSAADAKSAFLANMSHEIRTPMNGILGMINLLSDTQLTEKQHQFAHNIKISAESLMRIINDILDYSKIESGKLSIEETAFNLEKLISDIGRVVEPNAHNKGLQVLCPANAIENVQIISDPIRLRQILLNLLSNAVKFTESGSVELMIDIKSVDDNSLNLDFSVTDTGIGISEKELTNLFERFSQLDSASTRKAGGTGLGLAISAELVSMLGETGS; this is encoded by the coding sequence ATGAGTAAATGGCATCAAACTACACTGATGAGTCAGCTTGGGATACGCAAGCGTGTCTTTATTGGTTTCGCCAGCCTTGCGTTGATTTCTTTGTTTATTGTCATTGTGAATTTATTTTCTCTGACAAATGTTGAAAAACTATTCAACGACTATACAAAATCGATTTCTTATACACGGCTGATGTCTGAAGTCGAAGCAGATATTATTGAACTTAATCGAAAAATATTAGTGTTTCGCATCACGGATAGTCAGTCGTCCATTACAGATATTCAACGATTATTAAAAAGCCTGAAAACCAGTATCCATAGTCTTTCTGTTTCATCGGAGTCCAGTGAGGAATCAGCCGCCATTTATCCCAAATTTACCGACTCACTTGAGAACCTCTACGAGAAAACGGCAAAATTGAATGATGAGCGTATGGTGTTAAAGCAGTTACATACACAACTGGAGCAACAGTTTAGTTCTGTTTATAACATGCTCGACACCATGACAAAGCAACATAAGAAGTCTGAAGAAGTGATTTTATTGTATGAAATTCGTTCTTCCATCGCTTTTGCTCAGAATCAAATTATTCAATACTTTCAGAGCCGTACCAACAAAACGCGTTTAAATTTCGTTGACACATTTAATCAAGCAAAAACGGATATTGCTGTCTATTCAGAGCTCGCTTCCACCTCTGAAAAAGAAAGACAATTAATCATTAATCTCAACAATCAACTTGATACCATCAAAAATACCTTCTTTCGTACGATTCAAGCAGATCGCAATTTTATTTTTCTGGTTAATGTGGTGATTGCAGGGGAAGCCTCTGAATTAAAAAGCCTGTCTGTGCAATTAAAAGATTATTCCATTGAGAGACAAACAGCACTTTTTAGTAGCACCAATAATAATCTGGAACTGTATAAGTTTATTGCGTTTATCGGTTCCTTTTTTCTGATGGCCATCGCCCTCATGATTTCTGGCAGGGTCAGTCGCGCTATCACGGTCCCCATTTCTGATATCAGTAAGACATTTGAAGATATCAGTGCTGGTCGAGAAACCTTATCTATTCCTGGTATCGATCGGCATGATGAAATAGGCAAGCTAGCCCGATCGGCTACTCTCTTTAAACAAAGTGCGGATGAAACAAAACGCCTCTTAAAAGAAACAGAAGAGCTGGCCGAAGAGTTAAGTTTAAGGGAGGTTGAACTAGAGCTAGCGGCTAAAAAAGCGAATTCAGCCGCCGATGCAAAAAGTGCGTTTCTGGCGAATATGAGTCATGAAATAAGAACACCGATGAATGGCATCCTAGGCATGATTAATCTGCTAAGCGATACCCAGCTTACGGAAAAACAACATCAGTTTGCCCACAATATTAAAATCAGTGCCGAATCATTGATGCGAATTATTAATGATATTCTGGATTATTCAAAAATTGAGTCTGGCAAGCTCTCTATTGAAGAGACGGCATTTAATTTAGAAAAACTGATTTCTGATATTGGCAGAGTGGTTGAACCCAATGCACATAATAAAGGCCTTCAAGTCCTCTGCCCTGCCAATGCAATTGAGAATGTACAAATTATTTCTGATCCGATTCGTCTCAGACAAATCCTGCTTAACCTGCTTTCTAACGCCGTTAAGTTTACCGAAAGTGGTTCAGTCGAACTCATGATTGATATCAAGTCAGTCGATGACAACAGCCTTAACCTTGATTTTTCTGTTACTGATACTGGCATCGGCATATCAGAAAAAGAGCTGACCAATTTATTTGAGCGGTTTAGCCAACTTGATTCAGCTTCAACCAGAAAAGCCGGCGGCACCGGTCTTGGGTTAGCTATCAGTGCTGAGTTAGTGAGCATGCTGGGGGAAACTGGAAGTTGA